TAAAAAAGATTGAAGAAAGTAATGCTTCAGATGTTGAAAAGGTTTTTAATTTATACAAGAGTATTGAAAAAACGGTCGAAGAAGAAAGCAATGAATATCCAATTCTCATTACAATTGGAGAAAAAGCGGAGAATTTAATTACCCTTTACAAAAGTGCCCAAAAGAATACAGAAGAAACTTTAAACGGTCTAAAGAACTTGGTACAGGAAGTAAACGACAAGAAGAAGGCTCAAAAAGAAAGTGGAAAATCAGCAGCATACTTTACACTCAAAGAATTGTTGAAAGCTGAATCGATCGATGATGCCGAGGATATTGCTGAAGAGTTCGAGAAAAAAAAGGAAACTTATCCTCTTTGGGATAAAGACGAAGATCAGGAAAGAGAAATGAGACAGGAATTTTACAAGTTATTAGGACCGAAAGGGCTTAAAGGCGAAAGAATAAAACAGTTATTCGAAAAATATCTCTACATACTAAAAGGTAGGGATAATAATGATTGACCCAGTTGATTTTAAAGCTGAAGTTATGATTTTGGCTAAAGATATTAGAGTTCAACCAAAGGAAATTCATATTCGTGAAATGAGTAGAAAATGGGGTAGTTGCTCTTCAAGAGGTAGGTTAACCTTTGATAAAAAACTTTTAAATGAGCCAAAAAGTTTTAGATTTGAGGTAATTATTCATGAATTATTACACTTGAGATACCCTAAGCATGGAAAGATGTTCAATGCATTATTGGAAGAATACCTTAGAAAAAATATTGAAAAAAAATAAAGGGGTGGAAGTTTTGTTCGAAATATCCGAA
Above is a genomic segment from Petrotoga olearia DSM 13574 containing:
- a CDS encoding M48 family metallopeptidase, translating into MIDPVDFKAEVMILAKDIRVQPKEIHIREMSRKWGSCSSRGRLTFDKKLLNEPKSFRFEVIIHELLHLRYPKHGKMFNALLEEYLRKNIEKK